From the genome of Dickeya aquatica, one region includes:
- the serS gene encoding serine--tRNA ligase, which yields MLDPNLLRNELDAVAEKLLARRNFKLDVEALRTLEERRKVLQVETENLQAERNSRSKEIGAAKSRGEDIEPLRRDVNELGEKLEAAKAELQQVLNSIETIALTLPNMPDDCVPLGKDESENQEVFRWGEPRQFDFPVRDHVDLGELTGGLNMALGVKLTGARFSVMKGQLARLHRALAQFMLDLHTGEHGYQEAYVPYLVNHATLYGTGQLPKFSEDLFHTRPLSEEAETSNYALIPTAEVPLTNLVRDEILDDDSLPIKLTAHTPCFRSEAGSYGRDTRGLIRVHQFDKVEMVQIVRPEDSMQALEELTGNAEKVLQLLNLPYRKVLLCSGDMGFGSIKTYDLEVWLPAQNTYREISSCSNCGDFQARRMQARCRSKSDKKTRLVHTLNGSGLAVGRALVAVLENYQQADGRIEVPAVLRPYMNGLEYIGG from the coding sequence ATGCTCGATCCCAACTTGCTGCGTAACGAGCTAGACGCAGTTGCCGAAAAATTACTGGCTCGCCGAAATTTTAAACTGGATGTGGAGGCACTGCGTACGCTGGAAGAGCGCCGCAAAGTGCTTCAGGTCGAAACAGAAAATTTGCAGGCAGAACGTAACTCCCGATCGAAAGAGATTGGAGCGGCGAAGTCGCGCGGGGAAGACATTGAGCCATTGCGCCGTGATGTGAATGAACTGGGTGAAAAGCTGGAAGCAGCTAAAGCCGAACTTCAGCAGGTGCTTAATAGCATTGAAACGATTGCGCTGACCCTCCCTAACATGCCTGATGACTGTGTGCCGCTCGGCAAAGATGAGTCAGAAAATCAGGAAGTGTTCCGCTGGGGAGAGCCTCGTCAGTTTGATTTCCCCGTCCGCGACCATGTGGATTTGGGGGAGCTGACAGGCGGCCTTAACATGGCGCTTGGTGTGAAGCTGACCGGTGCCCGTTTCTCGGTAATGAAAGGGCAGTTAGCCCGTCTGCACCGTGCGCTGGCGCAGTTTATGCTGGATTTACACACCGGTGAACATGGCTATCAGGAGGCCTATGTGCCTTATCTGGTTAACCATGCCACGCTCTATGGCACCGGTCAGTTGCCGAAGTTCAGTGAAGATCTGTTTCACACCCGTCCGCTGAGCGAAGAAGCTGAAACCAGCAATTATGCGCTGATCCCCACAGCAGAAGTGCCGCTGACCAATCTGGTGCGCGATGAAATTCTGGATGATGACAGCCTGCCGATTAAATTAACTGCGCATACGCCTTGTTTCCGTTCAGAAGCCGGCTCTTATGGTCGTGATACCCGCGGGCTTATTCGTGTACACCAGTTCGATAAAGTGGAAATGGTGCAGATTGTTCGCCCGGAAGACTCCATGCAGGCGCTGGAAGAACTGACCGGGAATGCCGAAAAAGTGCTGCAATTGCTGAACCTGCCATACCGTAAAGTGTTGTTGTGCTCCGGGGATATGGGCTTTGGTTCGATCAAGACCTACGATCTTGAGGTCTGGTTGCCAGCGCAAAATACCTACCGTGAGATCTCTTCTTGCTCGAACTGTGGCGACTTTCAGGCGCGCCGTATGCAGGCCCGCTGCCGCAGCAAGAGTGATAAGAAAACGCGTCTGGTACATACACTGAATGGGTCGGGGTTGGCCGTGGGGCGTGCACTGGTGGCGGTGCTGGAAAACTATCAGCAGGCGGATGGCCGTATTGAAGTACCGGCGGTATTACGCCCTTACATGAATGGGCTGGAGTATATCGGCGGCTAA
- a CDS encoding glutathione S-transferase family protein, producing the protein MIRVHHLNTSRSQRILWLLEELDVPYEVINYQRNKATLRAPATLRHVHPLGKAPVIEHDGRVLAETGAIIEYLVATFGPHLAPRAEHPDFWRYRYWMHYAEGSLMPAMLLKLVAYKMGPFGWPIRGMVNTQLNLHYDFLEQEAAKSEWLAGQTFSAADIMMGGYPLDTSAQRGWLTPARPNLWRLLEAMRARPAWQRAARHG; encoded by the coding sequence ATGATTCGTGTTCATCATCTGAATACCTCGCGCTCACAGCGTATTTTATGGTTGCTGGAAGAATTAGATGTGCCTTATGAGGTCATTAACTATCAGCGTAATAAAGCCACCTTACGCGCGCCAGCAACCTTGCGTCATGTGCACCCACTAGGTAAAGCACCGGTTATTGAGCATGATGGCAGGGTGCTGGCTGAAACCGGAGCCATTATCGAATATCTGGTAGCGACATTTGGCCCACATCTCGCCCCCCGCGCCGAACACCCGGACTTCTGGCGTTACCGTTACTGGATGCACTACGCCGAAGGCTCACTGATGCCAGCCATGCTGCTTAAGCTGGTGGCCTATAAAATGGGGCCATTTGGCTGGCCCATTCGCGGCATGGTCAATACGCAGCTCAATCTGCATTATGATTTTTTAGAACAGGAAGCCGCAAAGTCTGAATGGCTCGCAGGCCAGACATTCTCAGCCGCCGATATCATGATGGGAGGGTATCCTCTGGATACCTCTGCACAGCGTGGCTGGCTAACGCCGGCACGCCCCAACCTCTGGCGCTTGCTGGAAGCGATGCGAGCACGACCAGCCTGGCAACGTGCCGCTCGTCATGGCTAA
- a CDS encoding DsbA family protein has protein sequence MNRLHYIFDPLCGWCYAAAPLIHAARKVAGLPIVLHAGGMMTGPNRRRITPEWRDYVQPHDRRIAQMSGQPFGDGYFNGLLWDLTATLDSEPPTTAILAAEELGGRGLDLLERLQRAHYVEGLRISDPPVLMKLAVEIGLSLDDFENACTHWRGLPTRKHIEESRHWLTQSGGAGFPTLVFAIDDALTTLNIAPWLGRPDDWLVYLEKRVAENQ, from the coding sequence ATGAACAGGCTACACTACATCTTCGACCCTCTGTGCGGTTGGTGTTATGCCGCAGCGCCATTGATCCATGCTGCTCGCAAGGTTGCCGGATTACCTATCGTGCTGCATGCCGGTGGGATGATGACCGGGCCTAATCGGCGTCGTATTACCCCTGAATGGCGGGATTATGTTCAGCCGCACGATCGCCGCATTGCTCAGATGAGCGGTCAGCCATTTGGCGATGGCTACTTTAACGGCCTGCTGTGGGATTTAACGGCCACACTGGATTCAGAGCCCCCTACGACCGCGATACTGGCCGCAGAGGAGTTAGGTGGCAGAGGACTTGATTTGCTCGAACGCCTTCAGCGGGCGCACTATGTGGAAGGATTACGAATTTCAGACCCGCCGGTGTTAATGAAGCTGGCGGTAGAAATTGGCCTGTCACTGGATGATTTTGAAAATGCCTGCACTCACTGGCGCGGCTTACCCACCCGAAAACACATTGAAGAAAGCCGCCACTGGCTTACCCAGTCTGGCGGAGCCGGATTTCCGACGCTGGTGTTCGCCATCGATGATGCACTCACTACCCTAAATATCGCCCCCTGGCTGGGCCGCCCCGATGACTGGCTGGTCTATCTGGAAAAACGGGTTGCCGAAAATCAGTAA
- a CDS encoding MBL fold metallo-hydrolase, with translation MLKHTLLATLLAAVTGSASAALKLDVYNPGEHAVFPVSSEIITGEHDALLIDAQFQRNDAQKLVEKIRATGKTLKTIYISHHDPDFYFGLDVLKAAFPQAHIVATPQTIAAIKATQEKKVAYWGPVLKENAPKQIVIPSALTGDHLTLEGHSIDVVGLNGATPDRTFVWVPALKAVMGGVQVSANIHVWMADTQSVASRQHWLADLDSIDKLKPVTVVPSHYAVNHDGSAPWSVQNVAFTRQYLQTFERYAQSSANSSTLVDAMKSAYPNLGEVSSLELGAKVIKGELSWP, from the coding sequence GTGTTAAAACATACCTTACTCGCCACACTACTCGCCGCCGTTACGGGCTCTGCGTCTGCTGCATTGAAATTAGATGTTTATAATCCCGGCGAGCACGCTGTTTTTCCGGTTTCATCAGAAATCATTACCGGAGAACACGATGCCCTGCTGATTGATGCACAGTTCCAGCGCAATGATGCGCAGAAACTGGTAGAAAAAATCCGTGCAACCGGTAAAACACTGAAAACTATTTACATCAGCCACCATGACCCTGATTTCTATTTCGGGCTGGATGTACTTAAAGCCGCCTTCCCTCAAGCACACATTGTTGCCACACCTCAGACAATAGCCGCCATCAAGGCAACCCAGGAGAAGAAAGTCGCTTACTGGGGGCCAGTACTAAAAGAAAATGCACCGAAACAAATCGTCATACCCAGTGCGCTCACTGGTGACCACCTGACGCTGGAAGGTCATTCTATCGACGTCGTCGGCCTCAATGGCGCAACACCGGATCGCACCTTTGTCTGGGTTCCGGCATTAAAAGCGGTGATGGGTGGCGTACAGGTTTCAGCAAATATTCATGTCTGGATGGCCGATACCCAGTCAGTGGCATCCCGCCAGCACTGGCTGGCCGATTTGGATAGCATTGATAAGCTCAAGCCGGTTACCGTGGTGCCAAGCCATTACGCCGTAAACCACGATGGCTCTGCCCCTTGGTCGGTGCAAAATGTGGCCTTCACCCGTCAATATCTGCAAACATTTGAGCGATATGCGCAATCATCAGCAAACAGCAGCACCCTGGTGGATGCGATGAAGAGCGCGTATCCGAATCTGGGTGAGGTGTCTTCACTGGAACTGGGTGCGAAAGTGATTAAAGGCGAGCTGTCATGGCCGTAA
- a CDS encoding LysR family transcriptional regulator: MDRITAAHVFVTITEQGSLTGAAQQLDMSRAMVTRYLAEMEAWAQTRLLHRSTRQLSLTSEGEVVLQHCRDLLAISQKFELSGHDQKEPSGLLRLTCAPSLASTTLVAALTAYLKRYPKTAVDLQLASHTLNLIEERIDLAIRITSHLDPGLIARRLGWCPSVVCASPEYLANHGTPQRVEDLAVHHCLTYSYFNKSLWQFTRQGKTFAVPVSGNFSANDSLMLLEAALNGAGISLQPVYSVSDLIASKRLIALFPEAEPQELGIFAVYHSREHMPLALRALVDFLAQWFVHNLEWKRVSRR, from the coding sequence ATGGATAGAATTACCGCCGCACACGTCTTTGTGACGATAACCGAACAAGGCAGCCTGACGGGGGCCGCGCAACAGCTCGATATGTCCCGGGCGATGGTGACGCGTTATTTAGCTGAAATGGAAGCCTGGGCTCAGACACGTTTGCTGCATCGCAGTACCCGTCAATTAAGCCTGACCAGTGAAGGTGAAGTGGTGTTACAACACTGCCGTGATTTACTGGCAATTTCGCAAAAATTTGAGCTGTCAGGGCATGATCAAAAAGAGCCTTCCGGGCTGTTGCGTTTGACGTGTGCGCCATCACTGGCAAGTACCACCTTGGTGGCAGCATTAACCGCCTATCTAAAACGTTATCCTAAGACCGCGGTGGATTTGCAACTCGCCAGTCATACGCTGAACCTTATTGAAGAGCGGATTGATTTGGCCATTCGCATCACCAGCCATTTGGATCCGGGCCTGATTGCACGACGACTTGGCTGGTGCCCCTCGGTGGTCTGTGCGTCACCTGAGTATCTGGCCAATCATGGCACGCCACAGCGCGTGGAGGATTTGGCGGTGCACCACTGCCTGACTTACTCATACTTTAATAAAAGCCTGTGGCAATTTACTCGTCAGGGGAAGACTTTTGCGGTGCCAGTGAGTGGTAATTTCAGCGCCAATGATTCGCTGATGCTGCTGGAGGCCGCGCTAAACGGAGCCGGGATTAGCCTGCAACCGGTATATTCGGTATCCGATTTGATTGCCAGTAAGCGCCTTATCGCCCTGTTTCCCGAGGCTGAGCCACAGGAGCTGGGTATTTTTGCCGTATACCATTCACGAGAACATATGCCGCTGGCACTCCGTGCGCTGGTGGATTTTCTGGCGCAGTGGTTTGTGCACAATCTTGAATGGAAGCGTGTTTCGCGTCGATGA
- a CDS encoding MFS transporter: protein MSTYTRPVLLLLCGLLLLTVCLAILNTLVPLWLNGRHLPVWQVGLVGSAYFSGNLLGTLVAGGIIRLCGFNRSYYLAALLFGVASSALALSPDVWLWVIWRFIAGIGCALIWVVVESALLCSGHALNRGQLLAAYMVAYYLGSVAGQLLLSIVPTALLSLLPWLVALVVLAVIPLLFARFASPIQSEKPRARLWHMLCYRSARFGIQGCVMSGVILGSLYGLLPVYLAHQGMSDAHIGYWMALLICAGIIGQWPIGRLADRYGRLLVLRVQVFVVILGALAMLMPGRYSMAPALFLLGASGFTLYPVAMSWACERVASHDLVAMNQALLLSYTVGSLCGPGFAAMLMQTYPDQLLFVLIAAVSLGYLVLLLKRGDHHPHPQAA, encoded by the coding sequence ATGTCCACCTATACGCGCCCGGTATTGTTGCTACTCTGCGGGCTACTGCTGCTTACGGTTTGTCTTGCGATATTAAATACGCTGGTGCCGCTGTGGCTCAATGGCCGCCATTTGCCTGTCTGGCAAGTGGGGCTGGTCGGTTCGGCCTATTTTAGCGGTAATTTGCTGGGAACGCTGGTCGCAGGCGGCATAATTCGCCTCTGTGGTTTTAATCGCAGTTACTATCTGGCTGCGTTGCTATTTGGTGTTGCCAGTAGCGCGCTGGCGCTGTCACCGGATGTGTGGCTCTGGGTGATATGGCGTTTTATCGCGGGGATTGGGTGTGCGTTGATTTGGGTAGTGGTGGAAAGCGCACTCTTGTGCAGCGGTCATGCGCTTAATCGTGGGCAACTGCTGGCTGCGTATATGGTGGCTTATTATCTCGGTAGTGTTGCGGGTCAGTTGCTGTTAAGCATAGTGCCAACGGCATTATTGAGTCTATTACCCTGGCTGGTAGCTCTGGTGGTGCTGGCGGTTATTCCACTGCTGTTTGCACGTTTTGCGTCGCCAATACAGTCCGAAAAGCCACGGGCACGTCTCTGGCATATGCTCTGTTACCGGTCGGCCAGGTTCGGTATTCAGGGATGTGTCATGTCTGGGGTGATCCTCGGGTCATTATACGGATTACTGCCCGTCTATCTGGCACATCAAGGAATGAGTGACGCGCATATCGGCTACTGGATGGCGCTGCTCATCTGCGCGGGGATTATCGGGCAGTGGCCGATTGGACGATTAGCGGACCGCTATGGTCGGTTGCTGGTGCTGCGTGTACAGGTGTTTGTCGTTATTCTGGGCGCGCTTGCGATGCTGATGCCGGGGCGTTATAGCATGGCTCCGGCACTCTTTTTACTCGGGGCCTCTGGTTTTACGCTTTATCCGGTTGCCATGTCATGGGCTTGTGAGAGAGTGGCTTCCCATGACTTGGTTGCCATGAATCAGGCCCTGTTGCTCAGTTATACCGTAGGCAGCCTGTGCGGCCCCGGTTTTGCGGCTATGTTAATGCAGACCTATCCCGATCAACTCCTGTTTGTGTTGATCGCCGCAGTTTCACTGGGTTATTTAGTCTTACTGCTGAAAAGGGGCGATCATCATCCTCACCCACAGGCAGCCTGA
- the pflA gene encoding pyruvate formate lyase 1-activating protein, which yields MSVIGRIHSFESCGTVDGPGIRFITFFQGCLMRCLYCHNRDTWDTHGGKEVTVEELMKEVVTYRHFMNASGGGVTASGGEAILQAEFVRDWFRACREQGINTCLDTNGFVRRYDPVIDELLDVTDLVMLDLKQINDTVHQNLVGVSNHRTLDFARHLAKRNQRTWIRYVVVPGWSDDDASAHQLGEFIQDMRNIEKIELLPYHELGKHKWTAMGETYQLDGVKPPKADTMDRIKAILSGYGHKVVY from the coding sequence ATGTCAGTTATTGGTCGCATTCACTCTTTCGAATCCTGTGGCACCGTTGATGGCCCAGGAATTCGCTTCATCACATTCTTTCAAGGCTGCCTGATGCGTTGCCTGTATTGTCACAACCGTGACACCTGGGATACGCATGGCGGCAAAGAAGTGACGGTTGAAGAGTTGATGAAAGAGGTCGTGACCTATCGCCATTTTATGAATGCTTCTGGTGGTGGTGTTACCGCCTCCGGTGGTGAGGCAATTTTACAGGCTGAGTTCGTGCGTGACTGGTTTCGCGCCTGTCGTGAGCAGGGCATTAACACCTGTCTGGATACCAATGGTTTTGTGCGGCGCTATGATCCGGTCATTGATGAATTGCTGGATGTCACAGACCTGGTCATGCTGGATCTGAAACAGATTAACGATACCGTGCATCAGAATTTAGTGGGTGTATCCAATCACCGCACGCTGGATTTCGCCCGTCATCTCGCCAAACGTAATCAGCGCACCTGGATCCGCTATGTGGTGGTGCCGGGCTGGAGTGATGATGATGCCTCGGCTCATCAGTTGGGCGAGTTTATCCAGGATATGCGTAATATCGAAAAGATAGAACTGCTGCCATACCATGAGCTCGGCAAACATAAATGGACAGCAATGGGCGAAACCTACCAGCTTGACGGCGTGAAGCCCCCCAAAGCCGACACGATGGATCGCATCAAAGCGATTCTTTCCGGCTATGGACACAAGGTTGTGTACTAA